From one Lotus japonicus ecotype B-129 chromosome 3, LjGifu_v1.2 genomic stretch:
- the LOC130743383 gene encoding dof zinc finger protein DOF2.4-like, with amino-acid sequence MVFSSIPAYLDPPQWHQQPNQHQANGNDGSLHHLLPPLAQQQQHAPHVGGGGGGSISSSPSLTADQARAQAQAQLAKMAPPPEALKCPRCESTNTKFCYFNNYSLSQPRHFCKTCKRYWTRGGALRNVPVGGGFRRNKKHKKSNSSSSSTSESDKQSLSNSTTNELNIPTNMTSTLQNLSFHGGNMIQAQHNGYMGFQIGGGHGGSSTLEGPGVDQWWRFQQFPNILNGFHESSTTSAVSSFPLFQGESVEAHPSGFVGDVGGVASRVLNSSRSPLTISENINHQNSWTGLSSLAPSSSASHHFL; translated from the exons ATGGTTTTCTCTTCTATTCCAGCATATTTAGATCCTCCCCAGTGGCACCAA CAACCAAATCAGCACCAAGCTAATGGCAATGATGGCAGTCTTCATCACTTGCTTCCGCCACTAGCCCAACAGCAGCAGCATGCCCCTCATGTTGGAGGTGGTGGGGGAGGCTCAATCAGCTCAAGCCCGAGCCTGACAGCTGATCAGGCCCGGGCTCAAGCTCAGGCTCAGCTGGCTAAGATGGCACCACCACCTGAAGCTCTAAAGTGTCCTCGTTGCGAATCCACCAACACAAAATTCTGCTACTTTAACAACTACAGCCTCTCGCAGCCCCGGCACTTCTGCAAGACCTGTAAGCGTTATTGGACAAGAGGGGGTGCTCTCAGGAATGTTCCTGTTGGTGGAGGATTCCGCCGGAACAAGAAGCACAAAAAGAGTAATAGCAGTAGTAGTAGCACCTCTGAATCTGACAAACAATCACTTTCCAATTCCACCACAAATGAGCTAAATATTCCAACTAACATGACCAGTACTCTTCAGAATCTGAGCTTCCATGGGGGAAACATGATCCAAGCACAGCACAATGGTTACATGGGGTTTCAAATTGGAGGTGGTCATGGTGGTTCTTCAACTTTAGAAGGTCCTGGAGTCGATCAATGGTGGCGGTTTCAGCAGTTTCCAAATATCTTGAATGGTTTTCATGAGTCAAGTACTACTTCAGCTGTTTCTTCATTCCCATTGTTTCAAGGTGAAAGTGTTGAAGCTCATCCATCTGGTTTTGTTGGAGATGTTGGTGGTGTGGCTTCTAGGGTTCTGAATTCGTCAAGATCTCCTCTGACTATCTCAGAAAATATTAACCATCAGAATTCATGGACTGGTTTATCTTCTCTTGCACCTTCTTCTTCCGCTAGTCATCATTTCTTGTAA